One window of Bacteroides sp. AN502(2024) genomic DNA carries:
- the serS gene encoding serine--tRNA ligase, producing MLTIKQITENTEAVLRGLEKKHFKNAKETVEQVIALNDKRRSTQNLLDKNLAEVNSLSRTIGQLMKEGKKEEAESARARVAELKEGNKELDAAMTKATTDMQNILYTIPNVPYDEVPEGVGAEDNVVEKMGGMETELPKDALPHWELAKKYDLIDFDLGVKITGAGFPVYKGKGAQLQRALINFFLDEARKSGYTEIMPPTVVNAASGYGTGQLPDKEGQMYHCEVDDLYLIPTAEVPVTNIYRDVILEEKQLPIMNCAYTQCFRREAGSYGKDVRGLNRLHEFSKVELVRIDKPEHSKQSHQEMLDHVEGLLQKLELPYRILRLCGGDMSFTAALCFDFEVYSEAQKRWLEVSSVSNFDTYQANRLKCRYRNADKKTELCHTLNGSALALPRIVAALLENNQTPEGIRIPKALVPYCGFDIID from the coding sequence ATGCTTACCATTAAACAAATTACAGAAAATACAGAAGCGGTACTCCGCGGACTGGAAAAGAAGCATTTCAAAAATGCAAAAGAAACGGTAGAGCAAGTGATCGCTCTGAACGACAAGAGACGTAGCACACAAAACCTATTAGATAAAAACCTGGCAGAAGTCAATTCGCTTTCACGCACTATCGGTCAACTGATGAAGGAGGGCAAGAAAGAAGAAGCAGAATCAGCACGCGCACGTGTTGCCGAACTGAAAGAAGGCAACAAGGAACTGGATGCTGCCATGACAAAGGCTACCACCGATATGCAGAATATACTTTATACCATCCCCAATGTTCCTTATGACGAAGTGCCCGAAGGCGTAGGCGCTGAGGATAACGTTGTAGAGAAAATGGGGGGTATGGAAACCGAACTTCCCAAAGACGCACTTCCTCACTGGGAACTGGCTAAGAAATACGACTTAATCGACTTTGATCTGGGAGTTAAAATCACAGGTGCAGGTTTTCCCGTATATAAAGGTAAAGGCGCACAGCTTCAACGTGCCCTCATCAACTTCTTCTTGGACGAAGCACGCAAATCCGGATATACAGAAATCATGCCGCCGACAGTAGTCAACGCCGCTTCCGGTTATGGCACAGGGCAGCTTCCCGACAAGGAAGGACAGATGTACCATTGCGAAGTAGACGACTTATATCTGATTCCGACAGCAGAAGTTCCTGTGACTAACATCTATCGCGACGTAATCCTGGAAGAAAAGCAATTGCCGATTATGAACTGTGCCTACACGCAATGTTTCCGTCGCGAAGCAGGTTCGTATGGTAAAGACGTACGTGGATTGAACCGTCTGCACGAATTCTCCAAAGTAGAATTAGTACGCATCGACAAGCCGGAACACTCCAAGCAATCTCATCAGGAAATGCTGGATCATGTGGAAGGACTATTGCAAAAACTGGAATTGCCGTATCGTATCCTTCGTCTTTGTGGTGGTGATATGAGCTTTACCGCCGCACTCTGCTTTGACTTCGAAGTATACTCCGAGGCACAGAAACGTTGGCTGGAGGTAAGTTCCGTATCCAATTTCGATACGTATCAGGCGAACCGCTTGAAATGCCGTTATCGTAATGCGGACAAAAAAACCGAACTTTGCCATACATTGAATGGCTCCGCATTGGCATTGCCGCGTATCGTTGCCGCTTTGCTTGAAAACAACCAGACTCCGGAAGGCATCAGAATTCCGAAAGCATTGGTTCCGTACTGCGGTTTCGACATCATAGACTAA
- the rpmA gene encoding 50S ribosomal protein L27: MAHKKGVGSSKNGRESQSKRLGVKIFGGEACKAGNIIVRQRGTEFHPGENIGMGKDHTLFALVDGTVNFKVGREDRRYVSVVPATEA, from the coding sequence ATGGCACACAAGAAAGGTGTCGGTAGTTCTAAGAACGGCCGCGAATCACAAAGTAAGAGATTAGGCGTTAAGATATTTGGTGGCGAAGCTTGCAAAGCAGGTAACATCATCGTTCGTCAAAGAGGTACTGAATTCCACCCGGGTGAAAACATCGGAATGGGTAAAGACCACACTCTTTTCGCTTTAGTAGATGGTACAGTTAACTTCAAAGTTGGTAGAGAAGACAGAAGATATGTTTCTGTTGTTCCTGCAACTGAAGCATAA
- the rplU gene encoding 50S ribosomal protein L21, with the protein MYAIVEINGQQFKAEAGKKLFVHHIEGAENGSTVEFEKVLLVDKDGNVTVGAPVVEGAKVVCQVVSNLVKGDKVLVFHKKRRKGYRKLNGHRQQFTELTITEVVA; encoded by the coding sequence ATGTACGCAATTGTAGAGATTAACGGTCAGCAGTTTAAAGCAGAAGCTGGTAAGAAGTTGTTCGTTCACCACATCGAAGGTGCAGAAAACGGTTCAACAGTAGAATTTGAAAAAGTTCTTTTGGTAGACAAAGACGGAAACGTAACGGTAGGTGCTCCTGTTGTAGAAGGTGCAAAAGTTGTTTGTCAGGTTGTTTCAAACTTGGTAAAAGGCGACAAAGTTCTTGTTTTCCACAAGAAAAGAAGAAAAGGTTACAGAAAACTGAACGGTCACCGTCAACAGTTCACTGAGTTAACAATCACAGAAGTAGTAGCTTAA
- a CDS encoding HAD-IA family hydrolase, which produces MNYKTYLFDFDYTLADSSRGIVKCFRIVLTRHQYLTVTDEAIKRTIGKTLEESFSILTGVTDPIQLETFRQEYKLEANVHMNVNTRLFPDTLSTLKALKAQGTRIGIISTKYRFRILSFLEAYLPKDFLDIVVGGEDVKTAKPSPEGVRFALEHLGSIPQETLYIGDSTVDAETARNAGVDFAGVLNGMTTEEELRAYPHRMIMENLGELVQRN; this is translated from the coding sequence ATGAATTACAAGACCTATTTATTCGATTTCGACTACACACTGGCCGATTCGTCACGTGGCATCGTTAAGTGTTTCAGAATAGTGCTTACCCGCCACCAGTATTTAACCGTTACCGATGAAGCCATCAAACGTACTATCGGCAAAACACTGGAAGAATCTTTCAGTATCCTCACCGGAGTAACCGACCCGATACAGCTTGAAACTTTCCGGCAGGAATACAAGCTGGAAGCCAATGTCCACATGAATGTAAACACACGCCTCTTCCCCGATACCCTTTCTACTCTGAAAGCGTTAAAGGCACAGGGTACCCGCATCGGAATCATCTCAACCAAATACCGTTTTCGGATATTGAGTTTTTTAGAAGCATATCTGCCGAAAGATTTTCTTGATATTGTAGTGGGCGGAGAAGACGTAAAAACCGCGAAGCCCTCACCGGAAGGAGTCCGGTTCGCATTGGAACATTTGGGAAGTATCCCACAAGAGACGTTATATATCGGAGACAGTACCGTAGATGCGGAAACTGCCCGGAATGCAGGAGTGGATTTTGCAGGGGTGCTCAATGGGATGACAACCGAAGAAGAGCTTCGCGCCTATCCGCATCGGATGATAATGGAAAATCTTGGAGAGTTAGTCCAAAGAAATTAA
- a CDS encoding C40 family peptidase: protein MTKANFKLFFILAGLTAILSSCRTSAPRLDYQALARASILLGVDINLEDNHKLYLEAADWIGTPYRGGGDSKRGTDCSGMVYQIYRKVYRTQVPRNSEELKNKSNKIAKRNLKEGDLVFFSSNRSKKEVAHVGIYLKNGKFIHSSTNRGVIVSRLGEDYYSRHWICGGRIR, encoded by the coding sequence ATGACGAAAGCTAACTTCAAACTATTTTTCATCTTGGCAGGGCTGACCGCCATCCTCAGTTCCTGTCGCACGTCCGCTCCCCGCCTGGACTATCAGGCATTGGCACGAGCTTCCATCTTATTGGGTGTAGACATCAATCTTGAGGACAATCATAAACTCTATCTGGAAGCTGCCGACTGGATAGGCACTCCTTACCGTGGCGGCGGAGATTCGAAAAGGGGAACCGACTGTTCGGGCATGGTCTATCAGATATACCGGAAAGTATATCGCACCCAGGTGCCACGAAACTCGGAAGAGCTTAAAAATAAAAGCAATAAGATAGCCAAGCGAAATCTCAAAGAAGGGGATTTGGTATTCTTCAGCAGCAACCGTTCGAAAAAGGAAGTAGCCCATGTAGGCATCTACCTGAAGAACGGGAAATTCATCCATTCCAGCACGAACCGGGGAGTAATTGTCAGCAGACTGGGCGAAGATTATTATAGCAGGCACTGGATATGCGGTGGCAGAATACGTTAA
- a CDS encoding ABC transporter ATP-binding protein, which translates to MITIDKLKKNFGEKVAVDIEHYEINQGDMLGLVGNNGAGKTTLFRLMLDLLKADDGKVVINDIDVSQSEDWKAFTGAFIDEGFLIDYLTPEEYFYFIGKMYGLKKEEVDERLIPFERFMNGEVAGQKKLIRNYSAGNKQKIGIISAMLHHPQLLILDEPFNFLDPSSQSIIKHLLKKYNEEHRATVIISSHNLNHTVDVCPRIALLEHGVIIRDIMNEDNSAETELEAYFNVEE; encoded by the coding sequence ATGATTACCATTGACAAACTAAAAAAGAATTTCGGCGAGAAGGTTGCCGTGGACATAGAACACTACGAAATCAATCAAGGCGATATGCTCGGATTGGTGGGAAACAACGGTGCAGGTAAAACGACCCTCTTTCGGTTAATGCTGGACTTACTGAAAGCGGACGATGGAAAAGTGGTTATCAACGACATTGATGTGAGCCAAAGCGAAGATTGGAAAGCCTTCACGGGCGCCTTTATCGACGAAGGCTTTTTGATTGACTACCTCACTCCCGAAGAATATTTCTACTTCATCGGAAAGATGTACGGATTGAAGAAAGAGGAAGTGGACGAACGTTTGATTCCTTTCGAACGTTTCATGAACGGAGAGGTCGCCGGACAAAAGAAACTAATCCGCAACTACTCTGCCGGAAACAAACAAAAGATTGGTATTATCTCCGCCATGCTCCATCATCCGCAATTATTAATACTGGACGAACCGTTCAATTTCCTCGACCCCAGTTCACAGTCTATCATCAAGCATCTGCTCAAAAAGTATAATGAAGAGCACCGGGCTACGGTCATTATTTCCAGTCATAACTTGAATCATACCGTAGATGTATGTCCGCGAATTGCCCTCTTGGAGCATGGAGTGATTATCCGGGACATTATGAATGAGGACAATTCGGCAGAAACAGAGCTGGAAGCTTATTTCAATGTGGAAGAATAA
- a CDS encoding DUF5687 family protein, which yields MMIFNELRKHGRLAAKRHPMYEKNKVAKILGYVMGAFWAGYLIFFGTTFAFGFSDMVPNREPYHVMNAVVLIFILALDFLLRVPFQKTPTQEVKPYLLLPVKRNRVIDFLLIRSGLNPFNLFWLFLFVPFSFITITKYFGIPGVITYLIGILLLIIVNNYWYLLCRTLINERIGWILLPIAFYGGIGCLLFIPEDSPLFYFFLDLGDGYIQGNILYFLGTLLLISVLWLINRKIMSGLIYAELAKVEDHQIKHVSEYKFFERYGEIGEYMRLELKMLLRNRRCKGSLHSIGFVVAAFSIALSFSSVYDGNFMTSFICVYNFAAFGMIILSQIMSLEGNYMDGLMSRKESIMSLLKAKYYTYSIGEIIPFILMIPAIIMHKLTLLGAFAWFFYTIGFIYFCFFQLAVYNKQTVPLNEKVASRQTNSAIQMVVNFVAFGVPLILYSLLNAFLGETITYIILLVIGLGFTLTSPLWIKNVYHRFMKRRYENMEGFRDSRQ from the coding sequence ATGATGATATTCAACGAATTACGCAAACATGGAAGGCTTGCCGCCAAACGGCATCCGATGTATGAAAAGAACAAAGTTGCTAAAATACTCGGTTATGTCATGGGCGCATTCTGGGCCGGTTACCTGATATTCTTCGGCACGACGTTCGCGTTTGGTTTTTCAGATATGGTTCCCAACCGGGAACCATATCATGTAATGAACGCAGTGGTTCTGATATTTATCCTGGCACTCGACTTCCTGTTGCGTGTTCCGTTCCAAAAAACACCGACGCAAGAGGTAAAACCTTACCTCTTGCTGCCGGTTAAACGGAACCGTGTCATCGACTTCCTCCTTATCCGTTCCGGACTCAACCCGTTCAACCTCTTCTGGTTGTTCCTGTTTGTCCCTTTTTCCTTCATCACTATTACCAAATATTTCGGTATTCCCGGTGTCATCACCTATCTTATCGGTATCTTACTATTGATTATTGTCAATAACTACTGGTACTTGCTTTGCCGCACCCTTATCAACGAACGTATTGGGTGGATTCTATTACCCATCGCTTTCTACGGTGGAATAGGTTGCCTTCTTTTTATTCCCGAAGATAGTCCCCTCTTCTATTTCTTCCTGGATCTGGGAGATGGATATATACAGGGCAACATTCTCTATTTCCTCGGCACCCTACTTCTGATTTCCGTTTTATGGCTGATTAACCGCAAGATCATGTCCGGACTTATCTATGCAGAGCTGGCAAAAGTAGAAGATCACCAGATTAAACATGTCTCCGAATATAAATTCTTCGAACGCTACGGGGAAATTGGAGAATATATGAGGCTCGAACTGAAAATGCTTTTGCGCAACCGCCGCTGTAAAGGCTCGCTGCATAGTATCGGTTTCGTAGTTGCAGCTTTCTCCATCGCACTTAGTTTTTCCAGTGTCTACGATGGCAATTTCATGACTTCCTTTATCTGTGTATACAACTTTGCCGCATTCGGAATGATTATCCTTTCACAGATTATGTCCCTCGAAGGTAATTACATGGATGGCTTGATGTCTCGTAAAGAATCAATCATGAGTCTGCTGAAAGCCAAATATTACACATACAGCATCGGCGAAATCATACCTTTCATACTCATGATTCCTGCCATCATCATGCATAAACTCACCCTACTAGGCGCCTTTGCTTGGTTTTTCTATACCATCGGCTTCATCTATTTCTGCTTCTTCCAACTGGCTGTTTACAACAAACAGACGGTACCTTTAAATGAAAAAGTAGCAAGCCGGCAAACAAATAGTGCTATACAGATGGTAGTTAATTTCGTTGCCTTCGGTGTACCACTCATCTTATACAGCCTATTAAATGCATTTTTAGGTGAAACGATTACTTACATAATTCTGTTGGTCATCGGTCTCGGATTTACCCTGACCTCTCCTTTATGGATAAAGAATGTATATCATCGCTTCATGAAACGGAGATATGAGAACATGGAAGGTTTCAGAGACAGCCGCCAATAG
- a CDS encoding M16 family metallopeptidase, producing MKHLLRGLFIAVLFICCNFQFVLAQPMQELPVDKNVRIGKLDNGLTYYIRHNALPEKRVEFYIAQKVGSILEEPQQRGLAHFLEHMAFNGTKHFPGDETGLGIVPWCETKGIKFGTNLNAYTSVDQTVYNISNVPTENINVVDSCLLILHDWSNAINLADKEIDKERGVIREEWRSRNSGMLRIMTDAQSTLYPDSKYSDCMPIGSIDVINNFPYQDIRDYYAKWYRPDLQGIVIVGDINVDEIEAKLKKVFADVKAPVNPAERIYYPVSDNQEPLIYIGTDKEVKNPSVNIFFKQDAAPDSLKNTIAYYATQYMVSMAMNMLNHRLYELRQTANPPFTNASAEYGNYLLAKTKEALTLTASSKINGIDLAIKTVLEETERARRFGFTASEYERARANYLQAVESVYKEREKTKSSSYVNEYVNNFLDKEPIPGIEVEYTLVNKLAPNIPVEAVNQMMKKLITDNNQVVLLAGPEKEEAKYPTKEEIVALLKQMKSFDLKPYEDKVSNEPLISEEIKGGKIVSEKAGDIYGTTKLVLSNGVTVYVKPTDFKADQIVMKGVSFGGTSVFPNEEIINISQLNGVALVGGIGNFSKVDLGKVLAGKRANVGTGIGNNTETVSGSCAPKDFETMMQLTYLTFTSPRKDNEAFESYKNRLKAELQNADANPMTAFNDTVTSVLYGHHPRAIRMKENMVDQINYDHILEMYKDRYKDASDFTFFLVGNVDLATMKPLIAKYLGGLPSINRKETFKDNKMDIRKGKIKNVFAKAQETPMATIMFLYSGTCKYDLRNNVLLSFLDQALDLVYTAEIREKEGGTYGVSCNGSLGKYPKEELVLQIVFQTDPAKKDKLSTVVVEQLHKMAKEGPSAEHMQKIKEYMLKKYKDVQKENGYWLNNIDEYLYTGVDNTKDYEKLVNGITAKEVQDFLAKLLKQNNEIQVIMTVPEENK from the coding sequence ATGAAACATTTATTACGTGGATTATTTATTGCAGTCCTTTTTATATGCTGCAATTTCCAGTTCGTTCTTGCACAACCTATGCAAGAGTTACCTGTAGACAAGAATGTTCGCATCGGTAAACTAGACAACGGGCTTACCTATTACATTCGCCACAATGCCCTTCCCGAAAAACGGGTTGAATTCTACATCGCGCAGAAAGTAGGTTCCATTCTCGAAGAACCGCAACAACGAGGTCTGGCTCACTTTCTGGAGCACATGGCTTTCAACGGAACGAAGCACTTCCCGGGTGATGAAACCGGACTTGGCATCGTGCCTTGGTGTGAAACGAAAGGTATCAAATTCGGTACGAACCTGAATGCATATACCAGTGTCGACCAGACGGTATACAATATCAGCAACGTACCGACTGAAAATATAAACGTGGTAGACTCTTGTCTGCTGATCCTTCATGACTGGTCGAATGCCATCAATCTTGCCGACAAGGAAATCGACAAAGAACGTGGTGTTATCCGCGAAGAATGGAGAAGCCGCAATAGTGGTATGCTTCGCATCATGACTGATGCACAGTCTACTCTATATCCGGATTCTAAATATTCAGATTGTATGCCTATCGGGAGTATTGATGTTATCAACAACTTCCCTTATCAGGATATCCGCGATTATTATGCGAAATGGTATCGTCCGGATTTGCAAGGTATCGTTATTGTAGGTGATATCAATGTAGATGAAATTGAAGCTAAACTGAAGAAGGTATTTGCAGATGTAAAAGCTCCGGTAAACCCGGCCGAACGTATCTACTATCCAGTGTCAGATAACCAGGAACCACTTATCTATATCGGTACAGACAAAGAAGTGAAGAATCCTTCTGTGAACATCTTCTTTAAACAAGACGCAGCACCGGATTCTTTGAAAAATACCATTGCTTATTATGCTACTCAGTATATGGTCAGCATGGCTATGAATATGCTGAACCACCGTTTGTATGAACTCCGTCAAACTGCCAATCCTCCTTTTACTAATGCAAGCGCAGAATATGGGAACTATTTACTTGCCAAGACTAAAGAAGCACTCACACTCACTGCAAGCAGCAAAATAAACGGTATCGATTTAGCAATAAAAACAGTTTTGGAAGAGACTGAACGTGCACGACGCTTCGGATTTACCGCATCAGAATATGAACGTGCACGCGCCAACTATCTGCAAGCCGTAGAATCTGTTTACAAAGAACGTGAAAAGACTAAAAGTAGCTCTTACGTCAACGAATATGTTAACAATTTCCTTGACAAAGAACCAATTCCTGGAATCGAAGTTGAATATACACTGGTAAACAAATTGGCTCCGAATATCCCTGTAGAAGCGGTCAATCAGATGATGAAAAAACTAATCACTGACAATAATCAGGTGGTTTTGCTGGCTGGTCCGGAAAAAGAAGAAGCGAAATATCCTACTAAAGAAGAAATTGTTGCTTTATTGAAACAAATGAAGTCATTTGATTTAAAACCTTATGAAGATAAAGTTTCTAACGAACCGCTGATCTCTGAAGAGATTAAAGGTGGCAAGATTGTTTCTGAAAAAGCCGGCGATATTTATGGTACGACTAAGTTGGTGCTTTCCAACGGCGTAACCGTATATGTGAAGCCTACAGATTTCAAGGCTGACCAGATTGTAATGAAAGGTGTAAGCTTCGGCGGTACCAGCGTATTCCCGAACGAAGAAATTATCAATATCTCCCAATTAAACGGAGTAGCCTTGGTAGGTGGAATCGGCAATTTCAGTAAAGTGGATCTGGGTAAAGTTTTAGCCGGCAAACGTGCAAACGTTGGTACAGGTATCGGCAACAATACGGAAACGGTTTCCGGTAGCTGTGCCCCGAAAGACTTTGAGACAATGATGCAGCTTACTTATCTGACTTTCACATCTCCGCGTAAGGATAATGAAGCATTCGAATCTTACAAGAACCGTCTGAAAGCCGAACTTCAAAATGCAGACGCTAATCCGATGACTGCTTTCAATGACACAGTTACAAGTGTACTATACGGTCACCATCCGCGTGCCATTAGAATGAAGGAAAACATGGTAGACCAAATCAACTATGACCATATTCTTGAAATGTACAAGGACCGCTACAAAGATGCAAGTGATTTCACTTTCTTCCTGGTAGGAAACGTAGACTTGGCTACTATGAAACCGTTAATCGCCAAATATCTGGGAGGTCTGCCATCTATCAACCGTAAAGAGACTTTCAAAGACAACAAGATGGATATCCGCAAGGGAAAGATCAAAAACGTATTCGCAAAGGCACAGGAAACTCCGATGGCTACCATCATGTTCCTTTATAGCGGTACTTGCAAATATGACTTGCGTAACAATGTCCTGCTTAGTTTCTTAGATCAAGCTCTGGATTTGGTTTACACTGCTGAGATCCGTGAAAAAGAAGGAGGTACATACGGTGTAAGCTGTAACGGAAGTCTTGGAAAATATCCGAAAGAGGAACTTGTTCTTCAGATTGTATTCCAAACTGACCCTGCCAAAAAAGATAAACTGTCTACTGTTGTTGTAGAACAACTTCACAAAATGGCCAAAGAAGGTCCGTCTGCCGAACATATGCAGAAGATCAAAGAATATATGCTGAAGAAGTATAAAGATGTCCAGAAAGAAAACGGCTACTGGCTTAATAATATAGACGAATATCTCTACACAGGTGTGGATAATACAAAAGACTATGAAAAGTTGGTCAACGGCATCACAGCTAAAGAAGTGCAAGACTTCCTCGCCAAATTGTTGAAACAGAACAACGAAATTCAAGTCATCATGACCGTGCCGGAAGAAAACAAATAA
- the kdsA gene encoding 3-deoxy-8-phosphooctulonate synthase, with protein MIELKNNPAGNFFLLAGPCVIEGEEMAMRIAERIVKITEALQIPYVFKGSYRKANRSRLDSFTGIGDEKALKVLRKVHETFGIPTVTDIHTANEAAMAAEYVDILQIPAFLCRQTDLLVAAAKTGKTINIKKGQFLSPLAMQFAADKVVETGNKNVMLTERGTTFGYQDLVVDYRGIPEMQSFGYPVILDVTHSLQQPNQTSGVTGGMPQLIETVAKAGIAIGADGIFIETHENPAVAKSDGANMLKLDLLEGLLTKLVRIREAIK; from the coding sequence ATGATAGAACTTAAGAACAATCCTGCCGGTAATTTCTTTCTGCTGGCGGGTCCATGTGTAATAGAAGGTGAAGAAATGGCAATGCGCATTGCCGAACGAATAGTAAAGATCACCGAAGCACTGCAAATTCCTTATGTATTCAAAGGTTCTTACCGTAAGGCAAACCGTTCACGTCTGGATTCGTTTACCGGCATTGGCGATGAGAAAGCACTCAAAGTATTGAGAAAAGTACATGAGACTTTCGGAATTCCTACGGTAACGGATATCCATACCGCAAATGAAGCAGCAATGGCAGCCGAATACGTAGACATACTTCAAATCCCGGCTTTTCTTTGTCGACAGACCGACTTATTGGTTGCCGCAGCAAAAACCGGAAAAACGATTAATATCAAGAAAGGACAGTTCCTTTCACCACTGGCAATGCAGTTTGCAGCTGACAAAGTGGTGGAAACCGGAAACAAGAATGTGATGCTTACCGAACGTGGAACCACTTTCGGCTATCAGGATCTTGTCGTAGACTACCGTGGCATACCCGAAATGCAATCATTCGGCTATCCGGTGATTTTGGATGTCACCCACTCCTTGCAGCAACCTAATCAGACCAGTGGAGTGACAGGCGGAATGCCGCAGTTGATAGAGACTGTTGCCAAAGCAGGTATCGCCATAGGTGCCGATGGAATATTCATTGAAACACATGAAAACCCTGCCGTAGCCAAAAGTGACGGCGCCAATATGCTAAAGTTAGACCTTCTGGAAGGACTATTAACAAAGCTAGTCAGGATACGGGAAGCCATAAAATAG
- a CDS encoding diacylglycerol kinase family protein, whose protein sequence is MSVEPKKWGVIYNPKAGTRKVKKRWKEIKEYMDSKGVDYDYVQSEGFGSVERLAKILANNGYRTIVIVGGDGALNDAINGIMLSDAEDKENIALGMIPNGIGNDFAKYWGLSTEYKPAVDCIINHRLKKIDVGYCNFYDGNEHQRRYFLNAVNIGLGARIVKITDQTKRFWGVKFLSYVAALFSLIFERKLYRMHLRINDEHIRGRIMTVCIGSAWGWGQTPSAVPYNGWLDVSVIYRPEFLQIISGLWMLIQGRILNHKVVKSYRTKKVKVLRAQNAAVDLDGRLLPKHFPLEVGVLSEKTTLIIPN, encoded by the coding sequence ATGAGTGTAGAACCGAAGAAATGGGGAGTGATTTACAACCCCAAAGCTGGCACCCGAAAGGTAAAGAAACGCTGGAAAGAAATTAAGGAGTACATGGACAGTAAAGGTGTAGACTATGACTATGTACAATCCGAAGGTTTCGGTTCGGTAGAGCGTCTCGCTAAAATTTTGGCCAACAATGGGTATCGCACGATTGTCATTGTGGGTGGTGACGGTGCTTTGAATGATGCCATCAACGGCATTATGCTATCCGATGCCGAAGATAAAGAAAACATCGCCCTCGGCATGATTCCGAACGGTATCGGAAATGATTTTGCCAAATATTGGGGACTTAGCACCGAATACAAGCCTGCTGTCGACTGTATCATCAATCATCGGTTGAAGAAAATAGATGTAGGCTACTGCAACTTCTATGATGGAAATGAACACCAGCGTCGCTATTTCCTCAATGCCGTTAACATCGGACTGGGAGCCCGAATTGTTAAAATCACCGATCAGACCAAACGTTTCTGGGGAGTGAAATTCCTTTCATACGTTGCTGCCCTGTTCTCCCTCATCTTCGAACGGAAGCTCTACAGAATGCATCTCCGCATCAATGATGAACATATCCGCGGACGCATCATGACCGTATGTATAGGCAGTGCCTGGGGATGGGGACAAACACCCAGTGCCGTGCCATACAATGGATGGCTGGATGTATCTGTAATCTACCGTCCGGAATTCCTGCAAATTATTTCCGGACTATGGATGCTGATTCAGGGAAGAATCCTGAATCACAAAGTGGTGAAAAGCTACCGGACGAAAAAAGTAAAGGTACTCCGGGCACAGAATGCAGCGGTGGATTTGGACGGGCGTTTGTTGCCTAAACATTTTCCCTTGGAAGTAGGCGTGCTCTCGGAAAAGACGACGCTTATCATCCCCAACTAA
- the miaA gene encoding tRNA (adenosine(37)-N6)-dimethylallyltransferase MiaA, with protein sequence MPDYDLIAILGPTASGKTSFAAALAYELNTEIISADSRQIYRGMDLGTGKDLADYTINGHAIPYHLIDIADPGYKYNVFEYQRDFLVSYELIKQQGCLPILCGGTGMYLESVLKGYKLMPVPENPELRNRLANHSLEELTEILSRYKTLHNSTDVDTVKRAIRAIEIEEYYAAHPVPKREFPRLNSLIIGVDIDRELRREKITRRLKQRLDEGMVDEVRRLIEQGIAPDDLIYYGLEFKYLTLYVIGKLTYEEMFNNLEIAIHQFAKRQMTWFRGMERRGFTIHWMNAEWPMEEKIAFVKEKLQGN encoded by the coding sequence ATGCCGGACTATGATTTAATCGCCATACTCGGACCTACAGCCTCGGGTAAAACCTCGTTTGCCGCCGCTTTGGCCTATGAGCTCAACACGGAAATTATCAGTGCCGATTCCCGTCAGATATACCGGGGAATGGACCTCGGCACAGGAAAAGATCTCGCTGATTATACGATAAACGGACATGCTATCCCCTATCACCTGATTGATATTGCCGACCCCGGATATAAATACAATGTATTTGAATATCAGCGCGATTTCCTGGTTTCTTACGAATTGATTAAACAACAAGGCTGTCTTCCCATTTTATGTGGAGGAACAGGCATGTATCTCGAATCCGTACTGAAAGGATACAAGCTCATGCCCGTACCGGAAAATCCGGAATTGCGCAACCGCCTGGCAAATCATTCGCTGGAAGAGTTGACGGAAATACTAAGCCGGTATAAGACATTACATAACTCTACCGACGTGGATACCGTGAAACGAGCGATACGTGCGATAGAAATTGAAGAATATTATGCAGCCCATCCGGTTCCCAAACGGGAATTCCCGAGACTGAACAGTCTCATCATCGGAGTGGATATTGACCGGGAACTGCGTCGTGAAAAGATCACCCGCCGATTAAAACAACGATTGGATGAAGGAATGGTGGACGAAGTAAGACGATTGATTGAACAGGGAATCGCACCGGACGATCTGATATATTACGGACTGGAATTCAAGTATCTGACATTATACGTCATAGGTAAACTGACCTATGAAGAAATGTTCAACAATTTGGAAATAGCCATCCATCAGTTTGCCAAGCGACAAATGACCTGGTTCCGCGGAATGGAAAGAAGAGGATTTACGATCCATTGGATGAACGCAGAGTGGCCGATGGAAGAAAAAATAGCTTTTGTAAAAGAGAAACTGCAAGGGAATTAG